A window of Komagataeibacter medellinensis NBRC 3288 contains these coding sequences:
- a CDS encoding valine--tRNA ligase: MLDKSFSPDGTETSLYALWEASGAFSAQPSSPATPYTIMIPPPNVTGTLHIGHALTMTLQDTLIRWRRMQGRDTLWQPGTDHAGIATQLVVERMLQKEGTSRQEMGRDAFVGRVWEWKAESGGGITKQLRRLGSSLDWKRERFTMDDGLSDAVKEVFVTLYREGLIYRDRRLVNWDPAFRSAISDLEVDNRESRGNLWYIRYPVEGIPGRTITVATTRPETMLGDMAVAVHPEDERFAELVGKNVILPLTGRRIPIVADEHSDPTKGSGAVKITPAHDFNDFEVGRRHKLDMPSVLDEEARITLAEIEGELCAEAGLADPAFVRTLEGMPRDAARKAMVAELERLEWLEKIEPHTNQVPHAERSGAVVEPRLTTQWYCDAKTLAGPAIEAVESGQIEFVPRQWENTFYAWMRDIQPWCISRQLWWGHRIPAWYGPDGQVFVAHDEADAATQARRHYGQDTVLTRDEDVLDTWFSSALWPFSTLGWPEKTADLARYYPTDVLVTGFDIIFFWVARMMMMGLHFMKDVPFRKVFIHGLVRDERGQKMSKSKGNGIDPLEMIDTYGADATRFCICALTGLGRDVKLGRKRVEEYRSFMTKIWNAARFCEMNGVAPVKGFSPASVQSPLGRWVLAELAQAVEDATKALESFRFDEYAATCYRFVWNCFCDWFLEFAKPVFGAGETAEAVEIRAVAAHVLGTILRLMQPVTPFMTDTLWQHFGFGAQGSLMSAPWPQPEHLDGAAQARDEMEWLIRFISAIRTVRSEMNVPPSRLAPVLLRDASPATVARAAKWSEAIGRMARVSEVLPLEGDMPQGAAQLVVDEATLVIPLAGIIDIAQERQRLEKECTKVDGEIAKVERKLGNADFVARAKPEVVVENRERLDAFMAERARLQAALARIA; this comes from the coding sequence ATGCTTGACAAGTCGTTCTCCCCCGACGGGACAGAAACTTCCCTCTATGCCTTGTGGGAGGCCAGTGGCGCATTCAGTGCGCAGCCGAGCAGTCCGGCCACGCCCTATACCATCATGATCCCGCCGCCCAACGTCACGGGCACGCTGCATATTGGCCATGCCCTGACCATGACATTGCAGGACACGCTGATCCGCTGGCGGCGCATGCAGGGGCGTGACACGCTGTGGCAGCCGGGCACCGACCACGCGGGCATCGCGACCCAACTGGTGGTCGAGCGGATGCTGCAAAAGGAAGGTACGTCCCGGCAGGAAATGGGTCGCGACGCCTTTGTCGGGCGCGTGTGGGAATGGAAAGCCGAATCCGGCGGCGGCATTACAAAGCAGCTGCGCCGCCTTGGCAGTTCGCTGGACTGGAAGCGCGAACGCTTCACCATGGATGATGGCCTGTCGGATGCGGTGAAGGAAGTGTTCGTCACTCTCTACCGCGAAGGGCTGATCTATCGTGACCGCCGTCTGGTCAACTGGGACCCCGCCTTCCGCTCCGCCATTTCGGATCTTGAAGTCGATAACCGGGAAAGCCGTGGCAACCTGTGGTATATCCGTTATCCGGTCGAGGGGATACCGGGCCGCACCATCACGGTCGCGACGACCCGACCCGAGACCATGCTGGGTGACATGGCCGTGGCCGTTCACCCCGAAGACGAGCGTTTTGCTGAACTGGTAGGCAAAAATGTTATTCTGCCCCTGACGGGCCGCCGTATTCCCATCGTGGCCGACGAGCATTCCGATCCGACCAAGGGCAGTGGTGCAGTCAAGATCACGCCTGCTCATGACTTTAACGATTTTGAGGTCGGCCGCCGCCACAAGCTGGACATGCCCAGCGTGCTGGATGAAGAAGCCCGTATTACCCTTGCCGAAATTGAAGGCGAACTGTGCGCCGAGGCAGGCCTTGCCGACCCCGCTTTTGTCCGTACGCTTGAAGGCATGCCGCGCGATGCGGCGCGCAAGGCGATGGTGGCCGAACTGGAACGCCTGGAATGGCTGGAAAAGATCGAGCCGCATACCAATCAGGTGCCGCATGCTGAACGTAGTGGCGCCGTGGTTGAACCCCGGCTGACCACGCAGTGGTACTGCGATGCCAAGACCCTGGCTGGCCCCGCGATCGAGGCAGTGGAAAGCGGGCAGATCGAATTCGTGCCCCGGCAGTGGGAAAACACCTTCTATGCCTGGATGCGTGATATCCAGCCATGGTGCATCAGCCGCCAGTTGTGGTGGGGGCACCGCATCCCGGCATGGTACGGCCCGGACGGGCAGGTATTTGTTGCCCATGATGAAGCGGACGCGGCGACGCAGGCCCGCCGCCATTACGGGCAGGATACGGTGCTGACGCGCGATGAGGATGTGCTGGACACATGGTTCTCGTCTGCCCTGTGGCCGTTCTCCACTCTTGGTTGGCCCGAGAAAACGGCTGACCTTGCGCGCTATTATCCGACCGATGTGCTGGTTACCGGCTTTGACATCATCTTCTTCTGGGTTGCGCGGATGATGATGATGGGCCTGCACTTCATGAAGGATGTGCCCTTCCGCAAGGTCTTCATCCATGGGCTGGTGCGCGACGAGCGCGGGCAGAAGATGTCCAAGTCCAAGGGCAACGGCATTGATCCGTTGGAGATGATCGACACCTATGGCGCCGATGCCACGCGTTTCTGCATCTGCGCGCTGACCGGGTTGGGGCGTGACGTCAAGCTGGGGCGCAAGCGGGTGGAGGAATACCGCTCCTTCATGACCAAGATATGGAACGCGGCGCGTTTTTGCGAAATGAACGGTGTAGCTCCGGTCAAGGGGTTCAGCCCCGCCAGCGTGCAGTCCCCGCTGGGGCGGTGGGTGCTGGCTGAACTGGCGCAGGCGGTGGAGGATGCCACAAAGGCGCTCGAATCCTTCCGTTTCGATGAATATGCCGCCACCTGCTACCGCTTTGTGTGGAACTGCTTCTGTGACTGGTTCCTTGAATTCGCAAAGCCCGTGTTCGGTGCGGGGGAGACGGCGGAAGCAGTCGAGATTCGTGCGGTGGCCGCCCATGTGCTGGGCACCATCCTGCGCCTGATGCAGCCCGTCACTCCGTTCATGACCGATACACTGTGGCAGCATTTCGGCTTTGGTGCGCAGGGCTCGCTCATGAGTGCCCCCTGGCCGCAGCCCGAACATCTGGATGGGGCTGCGCAGGCACGGGATGAGATGGAATGGCTGATCCGTTTCATCAGCGCCATCCGCACCGTGCGTTCTGAAATGAACGTGCCGCCATCCCGCCTTGCCCCCGTGCTGCTGCGCGATGCGTCACCCGCCACCGTGGCGCGGGCTGCCAAGTGGTCGGAAGCCATCGGCCGCATGGCCCGCGTATCCGAAGTGCTGCCGCTGGAAGGGGACATGCCGCAGGGGGCTGCCCAATTGGTGGTGGATGAGGCGACACTGGTTATTCCCTTGGCTGGCATTATCGACATCGCGCAGGAACGCCAGCGGCTGGAGAAGGAATGCACCAAGGTGGATGGTGAGATCGCCAAGGTCGAGCGCAAGCTGGGCAATGCCGATTTCGTTGCCCGCGCCAAGCCCGAGGTCGTGGTCGAGAACCGTGAACGGCTGGATGCGTTCATGGCAGAACGCGCGCGCCTGCAGGCCGCGTTGGCCCGTATCGCCTGA
- the msrA gene encoding peptide-methionine (S)-S-oxide reductase MsrA — protein sequence MTVQALQTLVLGGGCFWCIEAPFRELRGVHAIEPGYAGGQTPNPTYEQVCTGRTGHAEVVRVTFDPAELSCADLLRIFFVMHDPTTLNRQGNDVGTQYRSAIFWQDAEQEKAAHAIRDEIAAAGVWPNPLVTEIVQLDHFWPAEDYHRDYFARNPGNPYCSAVIPPKIAKMRRLFRDRLVDTAG from the coding sequence ATGACCGTACAGGCATTGCAGACACTGGTGCTGGGTGGGGGCTGCTTCTGGTGCATCGAAGCCCCGTTCAGGGAACTGCGCGGGGTACACGCAATCGAACCTGGCTATGCCGGTGGCCAGACCCCTAATCCCACTTACGAGCAGGTCTGCACTGGCCGCACCGGCCATGCGGAGGTCGTGCGCGTGACGTTCGACCCGGCGGAACTATCGTGTGCCGACCTGCTGCGCATTTTCTTTGTCATGCATGATCCCACCACGCTCAATCGGCAGGGCAACGATGTGGGTACGCAGTACCGTTCCGCCATTTTCTGGCAGGATGCGGAGCAGGAAAAGGCCGCCCATGCCATCCGTGACGAGATCGCAGCGGCAGGCGTGTGGCCAAACCCACTGGTGACCGAAATTGTGCAGCTGGATCATTTCTGGCCAGCGGAAGACTATCATCGGGATTATTTTGCCCGTAATCCCGGCAATCCCTACTGCAGCGCGGTCATTCCGCCCAAGATTGCCAAGATGCGTCGCCTGTTCCGTGACCGGTTGGTGGATACGGCGGGTTAA
- a CDS encoding ABC transporter ATP-binding protein has translation MMQPATLPPTTAQSGTELVRIVNCRQAYHKESTTDLVVLDGVNLSIRSGEIVGLLGRSGSGKSTLLRIIAGLLPPTSGEVIWKGKKLEGPADGISMVFQSFALFPWLTVQKNVELGLEAQGVPATEREKLAEDAIHLIGLGGYENAYPKELSGGMRQRVGLARALVVRPDLLLMDEPFSALDVLTAENLRTDLVELWAEKKLPIQSILLVTHNIEEAVLMCDRILIFSSNPGRVAYELQVPFEHPRNREDMAFRQFVDRIYALMTRRAPVVSEADMTDPDMKHVQISADAVALPVLPINTIVGMMETLAADPLHGRADLPLLASRLQLELDDLFPLGESLQLLGFAELEDGDILLTPEGMHFVQSEHDIRKTILRASMLHNLPMVRTIRAVLDERPNHRASAERFRDELEDSMSPDYARQTLQTLIGWARYAELFDFDEEADQLFLEDETE, from the coding sequence ATGATGCAGCCTGCCACACTCCCGCCCACCACCGCACAGAGCGGGACGGAGCTTGTCCGGATCGTCAACTGCCGCCAGGCCTACCACAAGGAAAGCACGACCGACCTTGTGGTGCTCGATGGTGTCAACCTGTCCATACGCAGTGGGGAGATCGTGGGGCTGCTGGGTCGGTCGGGTTCGGGCAAATCCACGTTGCTGCGTATCATCGCGGGGCTTCTGCCGCCCACTTCAGGCGAGGTTATCTGGAAGGGCAAAAAGCTGGAAGGTCCGGCAGATGGCATATCCATGGTGTTCCAGTCCTTCGCGCTGTTCCCGTGGTTGACGGTGCAGAAAAATGTGGAACTGGGGCTTGAAGCCCAGGGCGTCCCGGCGACAGAACGTGAAAAGCTGGCGGAAGACGCCATTCACCTGATTGGCCTTGGCGGATATGAGAACGCCTATCCCAAAGAACTTTCCGGCGGGATGCGGCAGCGCGTGGGGCTCGCGCGCGCCCTTGTTGTGCGGCCCGACCTGCTGCTGATGGACGAACCCTTTTCCGCGCTGGACGTGCTAACAGCGGAAAACCTGCGCACCGACCTTGTGGAACTATGGGCGGAAAAGAAACTGCCCATCCAGTCCATCCTGCTGGTGACCCATAATATCGAGGAAGCGGTGCTGATGTGCGACCGCATCCTTATCTTCTCCTCCAATCCCGGAAGAGTGGCGTACGAACTGCAGGTGCCCTTCGAGCATCCCCGCAACCGGGAGGACATGGCCTTCCGCCAGTTCGTGGACCGCATCTACGCGCTCATGACCCGTCGCGCGCCGGTCGTGTCGGAAGCAGACATGACCGACCCGGACATGAAACACGTACAGATCAGCGCCGATGCCGTGGCTTTGCCGGTACTGCCGATCAACACCATTGTGGGCATGATGGAAACGCTGGCAGCCGACCCGCTGCATGGCCGCGCCGACCTGCCGCTGCTGGCCAGCCGCCTGCAGCTTGAGCTTGATGACCTGTTCCCATTGGGCGAATCCCTGCAACTGCTGGGCTTTGCCGAACTGGAGGACGGGGACATCCTGCTCACGCCCGAAGGCATGCACTTTGTCCAGAGCGAGCACGACATCCGCAAGACCATCCTGCGCGCGAGCATGCTGCACAACCTGCCCATGGTGCGCACCATCCGCGCGGTGCTGGACGAGCGGCCTAACCATCGCGCCTCCGCCGAGCGTTTCCGCGATGAACTGGAGGATAGCATGTCCCCTGACTATGCCCGCCAGACATTGCAGACCCTGATCGGCTGGGCACGCTATGCGGAACTATTCGATTTTGATGAGGAAGCTGACCAACTCTTCCTTGAGGATGAAACTGAATAA